Sequence from the Rhodanobacter sp. genome:
CACGTCGTTGCCCGGCGACAGCTCCGGGCGGCAACGCAGGCACGGCCGGAACCCCGCCGCTTCCGCCGCCGCCGCGCTCGCGTAATAGCGCACGTTCTCGCGCTTCGGCGTTGGCGCGGGGCACACCGGCCGGCAATAGATGCCGGTGCTGCGCACCGCGGTGAAGAACAGCCCGTCGAAGCGCGCATCGCGGCTCAGCCGCGCCTGCTCGCAGGCGTGCGCATCGGGCAGGGCGGTGGCGTATTGATCGTTCATGCCTGCAGGCTAGCACCGCATTGAGGCGGGGACTCGCCGTTTTCGGACATGGATGCCGGGCACTGCATGCAGCGGCCAATCAAGGGAGCCATGCCCGCCGTTCTGGACGAACGGCGGCTCGCTGCCGAGAGGTTCGATCCGCGTGGCGGATGCACGCGTTGCCGTTGCGCGGCTCGATCGGATCAGGCGATCGCGTACTCGCCCATGCGGATGTCGGGGCGGATCGCGAGCGTGAGGTCGCCCGCGATGAGTTGCAATTCGCCGTCCTGGATCAGGCCTTGCAGGCGCATGCTGCGTCCGCACAGTGCAGTCAACTGCTGCATGTCGGCATGGCCGATCATGAGCACGTTGAGGTTCTCGTGGCGCGCGAGCGTGCCGGCGATCTTGTTCCACCAGATGTCGGCGGCGTGTCCGCCATAGGCCAGTACCACCACTTGCCGCGACTGGTTGCAGGCCTTGCGCAAGCGCGTTTCGTCGGGCAGGCCGACATCGATCCACAGCTCGATCTCGTCGGTATACGCCTTGCGCCACAAGGCCGGCTCGTCGGTGTCGCTGAGTCCCTTGCCGAATTCGAGCCGCTCGTCGGCATACAGCGCGAACGCGAGCAGGCGCGCCATCAACCGCTCCTCGGTTTCCGACGGATGCCGCGCGAGCGTCAACGCATGGGTGGCGTAGTAGTGCCGGTCCATGTCGCTGATCGACAGTTCGGCCTTGTGGATGGTGGCGGTGAGAGCCATGCATGGCGCCTGGTAGAGGTCAGCCGGCTAGTGTACGCGCCATGGCCGGTCGAGGCGTGTGCCGCATGCCCTCGTCGCACGCTTGGCGGCGGTTCCGGGCAGTCTCGAACACTGCCATCGTCACGCCGCTGCATTGACAGCGGCTTCGGGCTGTCAAACGATCCAGGACAGCGATTCCACCGTCCCTGGAGATGCACGCATGACCCACGCATGCCGCCCCGCCCGTTGGCCGCGTATCGCCGCGCGGATCGCGTTGCTGGCGGCATGTCTGCTGCTCCCGGTGTGCAGCGTCGGCGCGCAACCCGCGACGCAGAAATGGGTGGCCACCTGGGGCCAGTCGATGACCTCGAACTACGAGCAGGTTGCCGGCAGCGACGGCAAGCCGAATCAGGATGCCTACGGCCAGCCCGTCGAACGCGCGCCCACGGTCGATAACCTGACCTTGCGCCAGCGGGTGACCGTCAGCGCCGGCGGCGAGCGCGTGCGCATCCGGCTCTCGAACTACTACGGCCTCGCGCCGCTCACCGTGAGCGCCGCGCGCATCGCGCTCGGTGCCGACGACGCGGACGATCCGTCGGCCATCGCGCCAGCCAGCGACCGGCGGCTGAGCTTCGACGGCGGCAAGCCTTCGGTCACCATTGCGCCCGGCGACGAAGCGCTGAGCGATCCGGTCGACCTGCACGTGCCGGCGCTGTCGACCGTGGCGGTGAGCCTCTACTTCGCCAGGCCGGCGCAACTGGCCGACGTCCATCCGATGGAGCAGGCGCGCACCGCCTGGGCAGTCGACGGCGATGCCACGCAGGACGCGTCGCTGGCGCACCTGCCCGCGGCGAAGTCGCTGCAGGGCGACCACATCTACCTGCTGGAAGGCGTGGAGATCGAAGCGCCGGCCGACACCCGCGGCATTATCGCGTTCGGCGACTCGATCACCGACGGCGCGCGCGCGAGTGCGCCCACCGCGACGTGGCCGGCGGTGTTGGGCCGGCTGGCGCAACGCCACGGCAACGCGGCGGCCGTGGTGAACGCTGGTATCAGCGCGGACGAATTCACCACCGACCAGATCGGCGCGCCCGGTGCGGGCATGTCTGGATTGAAGCGCTTCGAGCGCGACGTGGTGGATCGCCCCGGCGTCACCGACGTGGTGGTGCTCTTCGGCGCCAACGACATCAACCGCGGCATCGATGCCGCCGGTTACCCGAACGGTGCCTCGGCCGGCGACCTGATCGCCTCCATGCGCATG
This genomic interval carries:
- a CDS encoding YaeQ family protein, with amino-acid sequence MALTATIHKAELSISDMDRHYYATHALTLARHPSETEERLMARLLAFALYADERLEFGKGLSDTDEPALWRKAYTDEIELWIDVGLPDETRLRKACNQSRQVVVLAYGGHAADIWWNKIAGTLARHENLNVLMIGHADMQQLTALCGRSMRLQGLIQDGELQLIAGDLTLAIRPDIRMGEYAIA
- a CDS encoding SGNH/GDSL hydrolase family protein is translated as MTHACRPARWPRIAARIALLAACLLLPVCSVGAQPATQKWVATWGQSMTSNYEQVAGSDGKPNQDAYGQPVERAPTVDNLTLRQRVTVSAGGERVRIRLSNYYGLAPLTVSAARIALGADDADDPSAIAPASDRRLSFDGGKPSVTIAPGDEALSDPVDLHVPALSTVAVSLYFARPAQLADVHPMEQARTAWAVDGDATQDASLAHLPAAKSLQGDHIYLLEGVEIEAPADTRGIIAFGDSITDGARASAPTATWPAVLGRLAQRHGNAAAVVNAGISADEFTTDQIGAPGAGMSGLKRFERDVVDRPGVTDVVVLFGANDINRGIDAAGYPNGASAGDLIASMRMLADVAHRHHLRIYAATVTPFAGFPGWYSPRREAVRLQFNRWIRRSGVFDGVVDFSDAVTGTYAPPPLVAKQSPLPAGMARVCAGDAGLHPNDRGYAVMGTLAYDVLFHATLKAPQGCR